A single region of the Chitinophaga niabensis genome encodes:
- a CDS encoding K(+)-transporting ATPase subunit C, producing MKRYFLPALKLTAVLVVLTAGIYPLLIAGVSKLAPGKGDGVTVSRGDTVVGYANVGQLFSDDKYFQGRPSAVGYNAAGSGGSNKGPSNADYLKVVQERIDTFLVHNPGVKKSEIPVELVTASGSGLDPHLSPEGALVQVKRIAALRGISVEKLNALVAGQTKGPLLGMFGPATVNVLKLNIALDDLK from the coding sequence ATGAAAAGATATTTTTTGCCTGCTTTAAAACTGACTGCCGTACTGGTGGTACTCACTGCCGGAATTTATCCCCTGCTGATAGCAGGCGTATCTAAACTGGCACCCGGTAAAGGAGATGGGGTAACCGTTTCCAGGGGAGATACTGTAGTCGGCTACGCTAATGTGGGCCAGTTGTTTTCCGACGATAAATATTTCCAGGGCCGCCCATCTGCGGTAGGTTATAATGCCGCAGGTTCCGGTGGTTCCAACAAAGGCCCTTCCAATGCTGATTACCTGAAAGTAGTACAGGAAAGGATAGACACTTTCCTGGTACACAATCCGGGCGTTAAAAAATCTGAGATCCCTGTGGAGCTGGTTACAGCTTCCGGTAGTGGATTAGATCCTCACCTTTCTCCTGAGGGCGCCCTGGTTCAGGTAAAACGTATCGCTGCCTTGCGTGGCATTTCTGTTGAGAAGCTGAATGCGCTGGTGGCCGGGCAAACGAAAGGGCCTTTGTTAGGAATGTTCGGCCCTGCTACCGTGAATGTATTGAAACTGAATATCGCGCTGGACGATCTTAAATAA